The stretch of DNA tgctggcatccctgtaacttaccaggcttactgccagcaggagaggaaactgcataccattttacagcatggctacattctccccctggtgaatcccaacctTTGTTATACCTTCTCCGGGAAACACTGTAAAATGCAACATAATTAGTACAACATTATTGAGTTCACAGTATTTGCATCACACAAAGCACTCTCTGACCAGCAGGGCACTAACTCGCGCAACATCTATTCTGTTTTCTCCTAATAGTAGTGACGGGGGTCGGGTTTCTTAACCTCCCGACCACCCATATCCTCATGAGTTGCGCAATGCTTTCCTCCGCCTTGCGCCCCGTGATCGCGCCCCCTTTGTTGACCATATAATGCTCAATGGTTTCCCGCAAccacctgtccctgttatcctcgatctcctgcatgaggggttcagggacatagggatactccagCCCATGGGAGTTCTTGCACTTCGTTATGATGGCCCTCTCTGCTCTACTGGCCCGGATCAACCTTGTGTTGCCCGCTTTCCctggtagcacccatgataggggttcatcGGGTTCCACCGGATCCGTCAATTTactgggacccatgggttctattatATCGTGACGGATCTGGTACCACCGTTCCTGTAAGGCCTTCACCTGTTCTTCTTCAGTAGACTCCCCActagcccaccagtaatctaccACACCCTCTCTTTCCAACAGGAACCTAGTACGGTCCAGCCAGGCCTCGTAACCCTCAAATAAGgcggcccaccaccgggtctccctgaCCTCCTCCTTTGCGGACTCTATGGAATCCCCTTCCGGTTCCCCCCAGGAGGACACCCCTGATGTCCCGGTAGACCGGGAATTAGGCCACCCCACCCTCTTGGGCCTAGTTGCAAGGGTCACGCTCACTATGCTAGGGCAGTCGCTAGATACAGACACTCCCCGAGAGTACCCTCCACCCACCGACCCGTCATCGGAAGTGAAACattccagtctctccccagtccgttcttcgGAGGTGCCCTGGGACCCTCCAGACATTCCCAAACTTGAGGACTACCCATGGGAACACGTGACCGGGACTGGGGCTTTACCTAGGGCCTGGGGTTGGGCATAAGGGCGGACGGTtggtatccgcggggttccgacctgCTCTCTATCGCTACATTGTCCGGAGTTGCCACAAGGGCTCTCCGTTGGTCGGGTCTCACCGCTCTCGACTTTCCTCAAGGTCTGCCAGCTCTTCTTTGGTCCGGGCGATCGGGAAACGCTGCCCGATCGGTGAGGCGCGGTCATCTCTCCGGTTACTCTGCCacggccaccggaagtgacgccctTGATTGCGCCGGAtgctccgccatcttgggttgggcccccaagcgggacctcttcctccaccacgacaTCCGGAAGTTCAGCTTGTTTCTGCCGCACCGCCTGGGCCTGGCATCGCCCTTCCTCCGCCGATGCCACCTTCGGAGCCTGGTAGGAACAAGGACTGCTCTTACCACTCCGTGGAATCGGTGTGGATCTGCCCTCGCCACTGGAACCGCCGGCCCCCGGAACCGGGGGACTCCGCCTCTCCATTTTCCGCTGCACCGGTGACACTCGGCTCTTCTCACAGACGACACCAGTAAGTGGCACCTTTCTCCCGTTACCGCCACAGGAGTTCGTTGGCTGCCGGGTCACCTCTGCCGACGACACCAcgggttcctcatcggaggaatccaATCCCGACTTTGTTAGAAACACTCCACTGGGTGACCGCCGCTTAGGCTCTCGCCCGGCACTACGGCCGATAGTGTCTTTTTCCTCGGGCTCGGTTTTGacaaccggccccgatccccattctccgggatccgcagCTTCCCTCCAGAGCGCGCCGGGGAGCTCCGCCGATAGCATGGCCGCGTCTCCCGCTACCTCGACGGCCTGGACTGGCACAAAAGTGGGCATGGGCCACATGTATTGGAGGCCACATTGCGGGCAGCGGGCAGCGTGCAGCTGTACCCACGGCGCCACCGGGTAGTCTGCACTGTAGGCAGAGACATGCCACCGTCTCAGTGCCTGCCACTCGAATCACTAAGAAGCCTCCTGGTGCCGAGTAAGGTTGAGTGGACACCATAGATCCTTCTTCCTGCTTACAGGCCATAGTCACTGTGGGAGGCACTCGCAGCAGTGGTCTGATCTGCGTACCGGCTCCTCGTGACTGACGAGCAGGCGTTGAGTTGCCAACCCCTCCCTTTgctagctccaccctcatctggcaaagctggaaaccacccccactggtggagattaggggagggtcccacaatttTATAGGATGTCCCGGAATTAGtgctgaacttttcacagtcctggggggtgCGGCTTCTGGTTTCGCGCCACCACTCCCGGAGCACCACTCCTTATTTGGTGCCATCCCCGGCCAAATTCTATCTTTGTCTTTTCCTCCACATGTGGCATTAATtacaggaactactttctgtaagggTGCGGACGGTTCACCAACTCCTCGCTCAGCTGAAACCGTTCCCACTGGGCatagttggaaaccactcccactggtggagattagggggaggtcccataagTTGATCGGGTGACCCAGTACTGGGGCTGAGTTATTCATTGTCCATGAGGGTGCGGCTGCAGCTTTCACCCAATacccccatcagggtggggttttcctgttggtgccactcctggccaactctctgcaagtcccgcatttgcagaattttctgcaactaGTCCACGCGGTcccccagggaagcgggagccaccattttggtttgcactgtcagtctctttgacggttgaggtagcttttgactgtttgtatgccgactgacaAGCAAATTCCTCATGTTCTCCACACATTACtgtaatgtcctcctcaatgtcctcaggggtagtacccctaggtcccagacaggacagaaacggcacggccacagctttcgcccccactcctttcaggcccctaggtcgtccctgcgagctgacaatactccatcagccccctgactacccctaggctccgtcccaacacagcacaaagtggcagcatacactctccctgtttccaagtgtgcctagcaaaagcctgtcctgttgacaggtctacatctctcagcagcgcctccaaatgtaacggattttctggcctagcctgacccatccaatctcacattggcccctgtggtctaaccagtccccattacatggttgtgtctggtggtgcacctgttggcaacaggactcctgagtctcccgcatgatgttgtgtggggatttgccaacccagacaggcagctgaggtagtgtgtgcgagtcctacctatatcctgtgcagcgcctccacctcatcaggatccctgcgtctgcgtggggatgattctgatgaggaactcctccgtggtgccatcATATGTAGAGTAAGTGCAGACTCACACATGAAGATGTCTTGAATCAAGGTTGCTTTATTGTGGCTTACGGTGCGGGCCAACTGCCCCTTACAGTGAGTTTCTCTTAGCCACACATCTTGCTGTGTTATCCTttcaaaggtacgccctcccaatggagtgggatcccctctcccctcagggagatcacacctgtgccaggtccctggacacagtatggttTTGTCAGCTAGATGTTACTTAACATAACATAGGGCCACTAGTTAAAGCACTAGTGTGCCACCGATTCCCAAGTCTCAAcgcagacttgctccttactccaacacactcCAACACACtcactttgagcagtgctgtgccttatatccctcagggggcaggcacatctctgatgtcactaacggtggactcagagtatgtagccactcccatccatacatagggcacctcaccagggtgtgagggcaaacctccatgattactgctggcatccctgtaacttaccaggcttactgccagcaggagaggaaactgcagaccattttacagcatggctacatatatatattgggtAGTAccttgtctgtgtatatatatggggtaGTACCCTGTCAGTGAATATGGGCAGTGCCCTCTCTGTATATATGGGTAGTGCCCTGTTTGTATATATGGGCAGTACCCTGTCTGTGTATATGGGCAGTACCCTGTCTGTGTACATGGTCAGTACCCTGTCTGTGTATATGGGCAGTACCCTGTCTGTGTATATGGGTAGTACCCTGTCTGTGTATATGGTAAGTAACCTGTCTGTGTATATGGGCAGTACCCTGTCTGTGTATATGGGTAGTACCCTGTCTGTATATATGGGGCAGTACCCTGTCTGTGTATATGGGTAGTACCCTGTCTGTGTATATGGGCAGTACCCTGTCTGTGTATATGGGCAGTACCCTGTCTGTGTATATGGGCAGTACCCTGTCTGTATATATGGGCAGTACCCTGTCTGTGTATATGGGTAGTACCCCTGTCTGTGTATATGGGTAGCGCCCTCTCTGTGTATATGGGTAGTGCCCTCTCTGTGTATATGGGCAGTGCCCTCTCTGTGTATATGGGTAGTGCCCTCTCTGTGTATATGGGTAGCACCCTGTCTGTATATATGGGGCAGTACCCTGTCTGTGTATATGGGTAGTACCCTGTCTGTGTATATGGGTAGCGCCCTCTCTGTGTATATGGGTAGTACCCTGTCTGTATATATGGGGCAGTACCCTGTCTGTGTATATGGGCAGTACCCTGTCTGTGTATATGGGCAGTACCCTGTCTGTGTATATGGGTAGTACCCTGTCTGTGTATATGGGCAGTACCCTGTCTGTATATATGGGGCAGTACCCTGTCTGTGTATATGGGCAGTACCCTGTCTGTGTACATGGGCAGTACCCCGTCTGTGTATATGGGCAGTACACTGTCTGTGTATATGGGCAGTACCCTGTCTGTGTATATGGGCAGTACCCTGTCTGTGTATATGGGTAGTGCCCTGTCTGTGTATATGGGTAGTACCCTGTCTGTGTATATGGGTAGTACCCTGTCTGTGTATATGGGTAGTACTCTGTCTGTGTATATGGTCAGTACCCTGTCTGTGTATATGGTCAGTACCCTGTCTGTGTATATGGGTAGCACCCTGTCTGTATATATGGGGCAGTACCCTGTCTGTGTAGGCAGTACCCTGTCTGTGTACATGGGCAGTACCCCGTCTGTGTATATGGGCAGTACACTGTCTGTGTATATGGGCAGTACCCTGTCTGTGTATATGGGCAGTACCCTGTCTGTGTATATGGGTAGTGCCCTGTCTGTGTATATGGGTGGGTAGTACCCTGTCTGTGTATATGGGTAGTACCCTGTCTGTGTATATGGGTAGTActctgtctgtgtatatgtgcagTACCCTGTCTGTGTATATGGGTAGTACCCTGTCTGTATATATGGGGCAGTACCCTGTCTGTGTATATGGGTAGTACCCTGTCTGTGTACATGGGCAGTACCCTGTCTGTGTATATGGGCAGTACCCTGTCTGTGTATATGGGAAGTACCCTGTCTGTGTATATGGGCAGTACtctgtctgtactgtatatatgggcAGAGCCCTCTCTATTTGCCCGCTgagtccctgtcccctctcctctcacagtTATGGTGGACGCTCTTGGCATTGTGCTGGGCAGCAGTCTGACAGTGATGCTCGGAGTCACTGGTCTCTACGTCCTGATCCGCTGGTACCAGAGCGGACACTGCTGCTACGGTAAGCACCCCGGGGTGTGTGGCAGTGGGATGGGTGAGTGTGGCAGTGGATAGGGTGAGTGTGGCAGTGGGATGGGGTGCGTGGCACTGGGATGGGGTGCGTGGCAGTGGGATGGGGTGCGTGTGGCAGTGGGATGGGGTGTGTGTGGCAGTGGGATGGGTGAGTGTGGCAGTGGATAGGGTGAGTGTGGCAGTGGGATGGGGTGCGTGGCACTGGGATGGGGTGCGTGTGGCAGTGGGATGGGGTGCGTGTGGCAGTGGGATGGGGTGCGTGTGGCAGTGGGATGGGGTGCGTGTGGCAGTGGGATGGGGTGCGTGTGGCAGTGGGATGGGGTGCGTGTGGCAGTTGTTGTGGTGCGTGTGGCAGTGGGATGGGGTGTGTGGCAGTGGGATGGGGTGCGTGTGGCAGTGGGGTGGGGCGAGTGTGGCAGTGGGATGGGGCGAGTGTGGCAGTGGGATGGGGCGAGTGTGGCAGTGGGATGGGGCGAGTGTGGCAGTGGGATGGGGCGAGTGTGGCAGTGGGATGGGGCGAGTGTGGCAGTGGGATGGGGCGAGTGTGGCAGTGGGATGGGGCGAGTGTGGCACACTGATGATGCCCTGGGGGCCAGAACTGCAAATACATCCCACATGTGGGTTCCTTTTAGTAGATAAATGACATTGGGTTTACTCCCAATGATGGAAATCCTCGCCGGCgcctccggcagtgaaggggtaaCTCCGGCTTGTCACTAATTCCTTCTCTGTCTTTCATTTTTAGAGACAAGTTTTGTTTTCAATCTGTACAACATCcggtgagtggggggtggggggtggggggaggtttaTATTTCTATATCACGTCtatctttctcctctctcccccctcctctctccaccctcctctgtccccccatcctctctccccctctcccccatcctctctccccctctccccccatcctctcccccactcctcactcccccctatctcccccctttctcctctctccccccttctctctcccccccacccccttctcctctctcccccccacccccttctctctcccccccacccccttctcctctcccccccaccccccttctcttccccccctcctctgcctctacctccctcctctccctcttcctccctcctcaccctctacctcccccccctctccctccccactcctcctcatcccccacctcctcctcatcccccacctcctcctcatcccccaccacctcctcgtcccccaccacctcctcgtcccccacctcctcctcgtcccccaccacctcctcgtcccccacctcctctcccccccacctcctcgtcccccacctcctcctcgtcccccacctcctcctcgtcccccacctcctcctcgccctccacctcctcctcaccctcctcctcgccccccacctcctcctcgtcccccacctcctcctcgttcccccacctcctcctcgcccccccctcactctctttcccccacctcctcctcgttCCCCACCACCTCCTcgtcccccacctcctccccgtcccccacctcctcctcgtcccccacctcctctcccccccacctcctctcccccccacctcctcgtccccctcctcctcctcgtcccccacctcctcctcgtcccccacctcctcctcgtcccccacctcctcctcgccccccacctcctcctcgccccccacctcctcctcatcccccacctcctcctcgccccccacctcctcctcgcccccacctcctccttgccctccacctcctcctcgccccccacctcctcctcatcccccacctcctcctcatcccccacctcctcctcgccccccacctcctcctcgcccccacctcctcctcgccCCCTACCTCCTCCTCGCCCCCTACCTCCTCctcgccctccacctcctcctcgccccccacctcctcctcgtcccccacctcctcctcattcccccacctcctcctcgtcccccacctcctcctcgttcccccacctcctcctcgtcccccacctcctcctcgttcccccacctcctcctcgcccccccctcactctctttcccccacctcctcctcgtccccccctcactctctttcccccaccccctcctcgtTCCCCTACCTCCTCCTcgttcccccctcactctctttcccccaccccctcctcgtTCCCCTACCTCCTCCTcgttcccccacctcctcctcgccccccccccctcactctctttccctctctcgccTGCAGGCATATGAAGTCCCTAGATACGGAACTGGCTCCCCCCTTCACAGTGAGCGGCTCCATGCGGGGCCCGGGGTCTCTGTCTGGGTACCGTTACTCCCAGTTCCACGACAGTGGGGTGTGatatgatggggggagagagaggagaccatgGGAGCCAAAGCACCCAGTATCCTGGTCAATAGGGCACTTGTGAAAatacgggggggaggggagaaggtgtgagtatgggggaagggagagggtgggagtatgtgggaggtgagagggtgggagtatGTGAGAGGGCGGGAGTATGTgggaggtgagagggtgggagtatgtgggaggtgagagggtgggagtatgtgggaggtgagagggtgggagtatgtgggaggtgagagggtgggagtatgtgggaggtgagagggtgggagtatgtgggaggtgagaggccgGGAgtacgggggaggagagagggcgggagtacaggggaggggagagggtgggagtatgggggaggggagagggtgggagtacgtgggaggggaggaggtgggagtactggggaggggagagggtgggagtacgggggaggggagaaggtgggAGTACGGGGGAGGGGACAAGGTGGGAGTACGGGGGAGGGGACAAGGTGGGAGTACGGCGGAGGTAAGAAGGTGGGAGTAcggggaggggagaaggtgggagtacgggggaggggagagggtgggagaacgggggaggggagaaggtgggagtacgtgggaggggagagggtgggagtacgggggagagggtgggagtacgggggaggggagagggtgggagtacgggggaggagagagggtgggagtacgtgggaggggaggaggtgggagtactggggaggggagagggtgggagtacgggggaggggagaaggtgggAGTACGGGGGAGGGGACAAGGTGGGAGTACGGGGGAGGGGACAAGGTGGGAGTACGGCGGAGGTAAGAAGGTGGGAGTAcggggaggggagaaggtgggagtacgggggaggggagagggtgggagaacgggggaggggagaaggtgggagtacgtgggaggggagagggtgggagtacgggggagagggtgggagtacgggggaggggagaaggtgggagtacgggggaggggagaaggtgggagtacggggaaagggagagggtgggagtatGTGGGAGGTGAGATTGTGGGAGTATGTGGGAGGTGAGAGGGCGGGtgtacgggggaggggagagggtgggagtatgggggaggggagagggtgggagtacgggggaggggagagggtgggagtacgggggaggggagagggtgggagtaccggggaggggagagggtgggagtacATGGGAGAGGATAAGGTGGGAGtactggggaggggagagggtgggagtacgggggaggggagaaggtgggagtacgggggaggggagaaggtgggagtacgggggaggggagaaggtgggagtacgggggaggagagaaggtgggagtacgggaggggagaaggtgggagtacgggggaggggagaaggtgggagtactggggaggggagagggtgggagtacgggggagagggtgggagtacgggggaggggagagggtgggagtacgggggaggggagaaggtgggagtactggggaggggagaaggtgggagtacgggggaggggagaaggtgggagtatgggggaggggagaaggtgggagtacaggggaggggagaaggtgtGAGTacggtggaggggagggggtgggaggtgggagtACGTGGGAGGGTGGGAGTACATGGGAGGGGAGAAGGCGGGAgtacgggggggggagaaggtgggagtacggggaaagggagagggtgggagtatgtgggaggtgagagggtgggagtatGTGGGAGGTGAGAGGGCGGGTGTACGGGGGAGCGGAGAGGGTGGGAGTacgggggagagggtgggagtacgggggaggggagagggtgggagtacgggggaggggagaaggtgggagtactggggaggggagaaggtgggagtacgggggaggggagaagttgggagtacgggggaggggagaaggtgggagtacgggggaggggagaaggtgggagtacgggggaggggagagggtgggagtacgggggaggggagagggtgggagtacgggggaggggagagggtggaagtacgggggaggggagagggtggaagtatggggaggggagagggtgggagtacgggggagggcagagggtggGAAtacgggggagggcagagggtgggaatacgggggaggggagagggtgggagtacgggggaggggagagggtgggaggtgagagtacgggggaggggagaaggtgggagtacgtgggaggggagagggtgggagtacgggggaggggagaaggtgggataagggagaggggagaaggtgggagtatgggggaggggagaaggtgggagtacgggggaggggagaaggtgggagtacgggggaggggagaaggtgtgagtacagtggaggggagggggtgggaggtgggagtACGTGGGAGGGTGGGAGTACATGGGAGGGAAGAAGGCGGgagtacgggggaggggagaaggtgggagtacggggaaagggagagggtgggagtatgtgggaggtgagagggtgggagtatgtgggaggtgagagggtgggtgtacgggggagcggagagggtgggagtacgggggagagggtgggagtacgggggaggggagagggtgggagtacgggggaggggagaaggtgggagtactggggaggggagaaggtgggagtacgggggaggggagaagttgggagtacgggggaggggagaaggtgggagtacgggggaggggagaaggtgggagtacgggggaggggagagggtgggagtacgggggaggggagagggtgggagtacgggggaggggagagggtggaagtacgggggaggggagagggtggaagtacgggggaggggagagggtggaagtatgggggaggggagagggtgggagtacgggggaggggagagggtgggagtacgggggaggggagagggtgggaatacgggggagggcagagggtgggaatacgggggaggggagagggtgggagtacgggggaggggagagggtgggaggtgagagtaagggggaggggagagggtgggataagggagaggggagaaggtgggagtacgggggaggggagaaggtgggagtatgggggaggggagagggtgggagtacgTGGGAGAGGGGAGTTTGGGtgtacgggggaggggagagggtgggagtacgggggagggaggagggtgggagtacgtaggaggggagagggtggtaGTACGTAGGAGGGGAGAAGGTGGgagtacgggggaggggagaaggtgggagtacgggggaggggagaaggtgggagtacgggggaggggagaaggtgggAGTACGGGAGTGGAGAAGGTGGgagtacgggggaggggagaaggtgggagtactggggaggggagagggtgggagtacgggggagagggtgggagta from Ascaphus truei isolate aAscTru1 chromosome 6, aAscTru1.hap1, whole genome shotgun sequence encodes:
- the SMIM35 gene encoding small integral membrane protein 35; this translates as MVDALGIVLGSSLTVMLGVTGLYVLIRWYQSGHCCYETSFVFNLYNIRHMKSLDTELAPPFTVSGSMRGPGSLSGYRYSQFHDSGV